The genomic segment GCCACTAAGATGACTGAGCAATTCAGGCTCATGAAAGCTGGGGTAGCTAGGGGGTATGTGTGTGGTTTAACACCATATGATGAGGCGCACGTTGGCCATGCAAGGGTGGCGGTGTTCTTCGACTTATTCAGAAGGTACTTAGAGTACCTAGGCATTAACGTTAGATTAGTGACGAACTTCACCGATATTGATGATAAGATAATTGAGGCTGCCAGAAAGGAGTTTAAGGATGATTTAATTAACCACTGGTATGAAGTACCCTTAAGGTACATTAAGAGGTACCTAGACTACATGGATGCGCTCTACGTTAAGAGGGCGTACGCTTACCCTAAGGTCACTGAGAACGTGCAGGACATGATTAAGTGGATTGATGAATTAGTGAGAAGGGGTAATGCATACGTTACCGATGGCTCAGTCTACTTCGATATAACTAAGGTACCGAATTACGGTGAATTCTCCGGGCAGAAGATTAATGAGTTAATGGCTGGAGCTAGGGTTGAGCCGGAGCCAGGTAAGAGGAATCCACTGGACTTCGCCCTATGGAAGGCTTGGAAGCCTAATGAACCCTGGTGGGATAGCCCATGGGGACCTGGTAGGCCTGGATGGCACCTGGAGTGCGTGGTCATGTCCTCCAAGTACCTTGGGGTACCCTTTGATTTTCATGGAGGTGGACAAGACCTAGTGTTTCCACATCATGAAAATGAAATCGCCATAGCCAAGGTTTACTACGGGCTTAGGTTATTCGCCAGGTACTGGATACACGTTGGATTAGTTAACATTGGCGGTGAGAAGATGAGTAAGTCCCTTGGTAACATAATACCAATAGGCGATGTTCTCAGTAAGTATGATGCAGAGGCTGTTAGGCTATACTTCCTAAACACCCATTATAGGAAACCCATTGACTTCAGTTTCAGTGGTATTGAAGCCATGGAAAACACCCTGAGGGGGATTTACGCCA from the Caldivirga sp. genome contains:
- the cysS gene encoding cysteine--tRNA ligase; protein product: MMIFNTATKMTEQFRLMKAGVARGYVCGLTPYDEAHVGHARVAVFFDLFRRYLEYLGINVRLVTNFTDIDDKIIEAARKEFKDDLINHWYEVPLRYIKRYLDYMDALYVKRAYAYPKVTENVQDMIKWIDELVRRGNAYVTDGSVYFDITKVPNYGEFSGQKINELMAGARVEPEPGKRNPLDFALWKAWKPNEPWWDSPWGPGRPGWHLECVVMSSKYLGVPFDFHGGGQDLVFPHHENEIAIAKVYYGLRLFARYWIHVGLVNIGGEKMSKSLGNIIPIGDVLSKYDAEAVRLYFLNTHYRKPIDFSFSGIEAMENTLRGIYASFDYLVQLMNEAPEKGINDEALTNDAFKFMANFEKALNDDFNTPVAISELINLSNYINSRIVYQPERVSKYSLSQLLNVLSYMSQVLGILNRTRVNPILVDLVNTLIKVRQGLRERKLYDAADLIREELGKLGIVLGDYGGRTYWFIDRKKLNLP